TTCATTGTGTGTACGAGCATAACGCTTGGTATTGAGGTTAATGCAATGTTTGACGGCCCATTGCACCTTCACGTCTCATGCCCTTTGACAGCAGGTTATTCGTTGTGGTTCCGCTTTTACCCTGCCGGAGGAAGCCAGAGCATTTTCACATCAAGGCTTCTGGATCGTTTTGTTGTTACGAATATAGGAAAAACGGAACAAAAAGTTGCAGGTTGGGCTTACTTTATTTGGGTCATAAAGCTAACTAATTGTCCAGCAGCTCCTTTTGTCGTTGCTGGAGGTAAGTGTTGGCGTTTGGAGGATGAATCGCTGCTGTCCTAGAAAGGTTGAATCTGGTACTTCCTACGCAACAGACGGAGGCTTTCGATGTGCAAGCGTGTAAGCGTAAATGCTTCAGAGATCGGTGGGATGGTTCATTCGTCGTTGTCGCTTCGCTACGTCTCCTCACTCATATCCCCCCCTCACACTGAAAAAGTCGGCATAAGCCGACTTTTGTACCCATAGAGTCACTTTATCGAACCAAGTAGTGGGGGATTTTAGGAGGTTGTATGTTGATAACCCCTATTTCCAACAGTATCGAAGTGCGAGAGGGGTCTGATTGAGAGATCGTAAATAGTGGGTTTTGCCTTACGCTTGTTAGGGAAGTGCGTGCATTGAAAGTATCTCGTTAAGAAACTGTGCAACGAAGATGGCTCCCTACTGAAACGTCAGAGCCAAAGGGGCTCTGCACGACGTATAGATAACTGAACGTAACCATCCGCTAAACCCCGTGTAGGAAAACACCTCGAGCAGTATTATGCCTTTTTGACCGGCAGCAATTCCTCTATCCGATTGATGGGGTGTTCTTGTATTTTGGCGAGGGTGTCGCGGAGCCAAGTGAAGGGCTCGATGTCGTTGCGCTTGCAGGTGCCGAGGAAGGAGTATAGCATCGCGGCCCTGCGTGCGCCTTCGTGGCTGCCTGCAAAGAGATAGTTTTTGCGGCCAATGGCGATGGGGCGGATGGCGTTTTCTGCGAGGTTGTTGTCGATCTCCAATTGGCCGTCCTTGAGATAACGGGCGACGTAGTTGAAGCGGCCCAGGAAGTAATTGACGGCCTCACCCATGGGTGACTTTGGAAGGAACATTTTGTATTTGTCGCGCAGCCATATGCCGAGTTCGCTAATGACGGGCAGGGCATTTTCTTCGCGCAGCGCCTTTCGTTCATCGTGGCCGAGGCATTTTTCGCGCGCCTCCCGTTCGATGGCGTAGAGTTCGCGGATCTTTCCCAGCACCCAACCGGCGTTGACATTGTCGTATTCCAGTGCCTTCTCGAAGTAGCGGCGCACGTGGGCCATGCACCCGACCAGGAATATCCCCTCGCGCTTCTCGAACTCCTCGTAGGCGGAGTAGCCATCTGTCTGCAGCCAGCCTTTGTAGTTGCGCAGTACGTGTATTGGCCCCGAGCGGCTGCGCCCCGGCCGGTAATCAAAGAGCACGAGCCCTAATACGGGTGACTGGTAGGTCCAGTGGTAGCCTTGGTGGGTTGCGCCCTTCTTTTCGCTGTCGAGCACCTTGATCGGCGTCTCGTCGGCCTGGACGTAGGCGCTTTCGAGGATTTTTTGTTTGAGTTTTTCGTAAAGCGGGTCAAGCAGATCGCAGCA
This genomic stretch from Bacteroidota bacterium harbors:
- a CDS encoding IS66 family transposase; this translates as KVIIDKYTDHLPLYRQSQRFAREGIDIPVSTIADWIARCCDLLDPLYEKLKQKILESAYVQADETPIKVLDSEKKGATHQGYHWTYQSPVLGLVLFDYRPGRSRSGPIHVLRNYKGWLQTDGYSAYEEFEKREGIFLVGCMAHVRRYFEKALEYDNVNAGWVLGKIRELYAIEREAREKCLGHDERKALREENALPVISELGIWLRDKYKMFLPKSPMGEAVNYFLGRFNYVARYLKDGQLEIDNNLAENAIRPIAIGRKNYLFAGSHEGARRAAMLYSFLGTCKRNDIEPFTWLRDTLAKIQEHPINRIEELLPVKKA